The Anabaena sp. WA102 genome contains a region encoding:
- the accC gene encoding acetyl-CoA carboxylase biotin carboxylase subunit codes for MKFDKILIANRGEIALRILRACEEMGIATVAVHSTVDRNALHVQLADEAVCIGEPASSKSYLNIPNIIAAALTRNTSAIHPGYGFLSENARFAEICADHHIAFIGPSPESIRLMGDKSTAKETMQKAGVPTVPGSEGLVESEEEGLAIAKKIGYPVMIKATAGGGGRGMRLVRYEEEFVKLFFAARGEAGAAFGNAGVYIEKFIERPRHIEFQILADNYGNVIHLGERDCSIQRRNQKLLEEAPSPALDPDLRQKMGKAAVKAAQFINYTGAGTIEFLLDKFGKFYFMEMNTRIQVEHPVTEMITGIDLVVEQIRIAQGERLKLTQKEVVLRGHSIECRINAEDPDHDFRPAPGRISGYLPPGGPGVRIDSHVYTDYHIPPYYDSLIGKLIVWGPDRATAITRMKRALRECAITGVPTTIPFHQKIMENPQFLEGNIYTSFVQDMKMQ; via the coding sequence ATGAAATTTGACAAAATATTAATTGCCAATCGAGGAGAAATAGCCCTTCGCATTCTCCGAGCCTGTGAAGAAATGGGAATTGCCACAGTAGCTGTTCACTCGACTGTTGACAGAAATGCTCTCCACGTCCAACTTGCAGATGAAGCGGTTTGCATTGGTGAACCTGCCAGCAGCAAGAGTTATTTGAATATTCCCAATATTATTGCTGCTGCACTAACGCGCAATACTAGTGCCATTCATCCTGGTTATGGTTTTTTATCAGAGAACGCCAGATTTGCCGAAATTTGTGCCGACCACCACATTGCTTTTATTGGTCCTAGTCCTGAATCTATCAGGCTCATGGGGGATAAGTCCACAGCCAAAGAAACAATGCAAAAAGCTGGTGTACCTACAGTTCCCGGTAGTGAAGGATTAGTAGAATCAGAAGAAGAAGGATTAGCGATCGCCAAAAAAATTGGCTATCCTGTGATGATTAAAGCTACCGCAGGCGGAGGCGGTCGAGGAATGCGGCTAGTCCGTTACGAAGAGGAATTTGTCAAACTTTTCTTCGCGGCACGGGGGGAAGCAGGAGCAGCCTTTGGCAACGCAGGCGTTTATATAGAAAAATTTATTGAACGTCCCCGCCACATTGAATTTCAGATCCTAGCGGATAACTATGGTAATGTTATCCATCTGGGTGAAAGAGACTGTTCAATTCAGCGTCGTAACCAAAAACTCCTAGAAGAAGCCCCTAGTCCGGCTCTCGACCCTGACTTACGGCAAAAAATGGGCAAAGCTGCCGTTAAAGCCGCCCAGTTTATTAACTACACCGGAGCAGGAACTATCGAGTTTCTTCTAGATAAATTCGGTAAGTTCTATTTCATGGAAATGAACACCCGGATACAAGTGGAGCATCCAGTAACAGAAATGATTACTGGTATAGACCTAGTAGTTGAACAAATTCGCATTGCCCAAGGTGAAAGACTAAAGCTCACGCAAAAAGAAGTGGTTCTGAGAGGACATTCCATTGAATGCCGGATTAATGCTGAAGACCCAGATCATGATTTTCGTCCAGCCCCCGGCAGAATTAGTGGTTATCTTCCCCCCGGAGGACCAGGGGTGCGGATTGATTCCCACGTATACACGGACTACCATATCCCCCCTTACTACGACTCCCTCATAGGTAAATTAATTGTGTGGGGACCAGACCGAGCCACCGCTATTACCCGTATGAAACGCGCATTGAGAGAATGTGCAATTACAGGAGTCCCTACAACCATTCCCTTTCATCAAAAAATTATGGAAAACCCGCAATTTTTAGAAGGTAATATTTACACCAGCTTTGTCCAGGACATGAAAATGCAGTAA